From one Musa acuminata AAA Group cultivar baxijiao chromosome BXJ2-6, Cavendish_Baxijiao_AAA, whole genome shotgun sequence genomic stretch:
- the LOC135614189 gene encoding uncharacterized protein LOC135614189, which produces MRKRAASASAAAKSVTKGKSTGHDAFITSPDPSSKPYHFDLPSFPTATAASSSLNTTPASYLRHPPSPPPSAKDKTTTLATISDLKALASSRIDSLKRHLDLCRSDILRDFDASNTRLSKRFKIQTKACLQLTEEAEKDYKKIADRISEHTETIKASYAEVISEAHSTASRVCKVSIPELIQSMEKAIEGLRSRYKIPATPI; this is translated from the exons ATGAGGAAGAGAGCGGCATCAGCATCGGCGGCAGCCAAATCTGTGACGAAGGGTAAGTCGACGGGGCACGACGCCTTCATCACTTCGCCCGATCCTTCCTCCAAACCCTACCATTTCGATCTCCCGTCGTTCCCTACTGCAACTGCCGCCTCCTCCTCCCTAAACACCACCCCTGCCTCCTACTTGCGCCACCCCCCATCACCTCCCCCTTCCGCCAAGGACAAGACCACCACCCTAGCCACCATCTCCGATCTTAAGGCCTTGGCCTCCTCCCGCATCGACTCCCTCAAGCGACACCTTGACCTATGTCGCTCCGACATCCTCAGGGACTTCGACGCTTCCAACACTCGCCTCTCCAAACGCTTCAAG ATCCAAACAAAAGCTTGCCTGCAATTAACAGAGGAAGCAGAAAAGGACTATAAGAAGATTGCTGATAGGATTAGTGAACATACAGAAACAATAAAG GCCTCATATGCAGAAGTTATCAGCGAAGCTCATTCCACAGCCTCTCGTG TTTGTAAGGTTTCCATCCCTGAGCTGATACAATCGATGGAGAAAGCTATTGAAGGATTGCGTAGTCGTTATAAGATTCCAGCAACTCCAATTTAA
- the LOC135614192 gene encoding protein NUCLEAR FUSION DEFECTIVE 4-like — MMATLISWLVSFLGFPSFDGPNSPSIPDRSETATAREGRKRIPAAAMEDGAMMGRQTRKWMVLMATVWIQAFTGTNFDFSAYSSDLKAAMGISQVQLNYLATASDLGKALGWSSGLALLYLPLPFVLLLAAAVGFGAYGAQWLLITNRISLPYFPVFLLCLLAGCSICWFNTVCFVLCVRNFPVNRSLALSLTTSFNGVSASLYTLVVNAVGGSCSVYLLLNATLPLLVSTIALLPIVRQPPTHLLLLAPADSARHDSYIFLLLNILAFITGFYLLFLNSISSVSSTARLLLVGAVLLLLLPLCVPGVICARDWARRTIFSSSLFSFIGVEDLELQKQLVQRSEDDIDVSVNNGDAFNVNDGNDDCSHGEDGRRSCWWWWCWCCDRLAALGDEHTATRLVSRIDFWLYYVSYFCAATVGLVYSNNLGQIAQSMGRQSQTTMLVTVYSSCSFFGRLVSAAPDFLRGKINFARTGWLAVAVVPMPLAFFLLAEVGDTHALLAGTALIALSSGFIFAAAVCITSELFGPNSLGVNHNILITNIPLGSLLYGLLAALIYDANGKSMVPLVLGDGMVLCMGRKCYAKTFLWWACITMVGLASSLALYLRTRAIYVQPTRRPAAEEGAQSEAQD; from the exons ATGATGGCTACATTGATCTCTTGGTTGGTTAGTTTTCTTGGCTTCCCTTCCTTCGACGGCCCAAATTCCCCGTCGATTCCCGACCGATCGGAGACCGCCACCGCTCGTGAAGGACGAAAACGGATTCCGGCGGCAGCGATGGAGGATGGGGCGATGATGGGGCGGCAGACGCGGAAGTGGATGGTATTGATGGCGACGGTGTGGATCCAGGCGTTCACGGGAACCAACTTCGACTTTTCGGCTTATTCGTCGGATTTGAAGGCGGCCATGGGGATATCGCAGGTGCAGCTTAACTACCTGGCCACCGCCTCCGACCTCGGCAAGGCTCTCGGCTGGTCCTCGGGCCTCGCCCTCCTctacctcccgctccctttcgtCCTCCTCCTCGCTGCCGCCGTCGGCTTCGGCGCGTACGGCGCCCAGTGGCTCCTCATCACCAATCGCATCTCCCTCCCCTACTTCCCG GTATTCCTCTTGTGCCTGCTTGCAGGATGCAGCATCTGCTGGTTCAACACGGTCTGCTTCGTGTTGTGCGTTCGCAATTTCCCTGTCAACCGCTCTCTGGCTCTCTCCCTCACCACCAGCTTCAATGGCGTCAGCGCTTCCCTCTACACCCTCGTTGTCAATGCCGTCGGTGGCTCTTGCTCTGTCTACCTCTTGCTCAACGCCACTCTTCCCCTTCTCGTCTCCACCATCGCCCTCCTCCCTATCGTCCGCCAACCTCCCACCCATCTGCTCCTTTTGGCTCCTGCGGACTCCGCTCGTCATGACTCATACATCTTCCTTCTCCTCAACATCCTTGCCTTCATCACCGGCTTCTATCTCCTCTTCCTCAACTCCATCTCCTCCGTGTCGTCTACTGCCCGCCTGCTCCTTGTCGGTGCCGTTCTGCTCCTGCTACTCCCGCTCTGCGTCCCCGGCGTGATTTGTGCTCGTGATTGGGCTCGCCGAACCATATTCTCTAGCTCTCTTTTCAGTTTCATCGGTGTCGAAGACCTCGAACTCCAAAAGCAACTCGTTCAAAGAAGCGAGGACGACATAGACGTCAGCGTCAACAATGGTGACGCCTTCAACGTCAACGATGGTAACGACGACTGCTCGCATGGAGAAGACGGGCGACGGTcttgttggtggtggtggtgttggtgCTGTGACCGGCTGGCGGCGCTCGGTGATGAGCACACCGCTACGAGGCTTGTATCCCGCATCGATTTCTGGTTGTACTACGTGTCCTACTTCTGCGCCGCCACGGTAGGGTTGGTCTACAGCAATAACCTGGGTCAGATCGCGCAGTCGATGGGAAGGCAATCGCAGACCACGATGCTCGTCACGGTCTACTCATCTTGTTCATTCTTCGGTCGCCTGGTCTCCGCCGCCCCCGACTTCCTTCGCGG GAAGATCAACTTCGCAAGGACGGGGTGGCTGGCGGTAGCTGTGGTGCCGATGCCGCTTGCGTTCTTTCTGCTGGCAGAGGTGGGCGACACGCATGCTTTGCTGGCCGGCACAGCTCTCATCGCGCTCAGCTCCGGTTTCATCTTCGCCGCTGCCGTGTGCATTACTTCGGAGCTCTTCGGGCCCAACAGTCTGGGCGTCAACCACAACATCCTCATCACCAACATCCCCTTGGGATCTCTCCTCTACGGCCTGCTTGCCGCCTTGATATATGATGCCAATGGCAAGTCTATGGTCCCACTGGTACTCGGTGACGGAATGGTGCTTTGCATGGGGCGGAAATGCTACGCCAAGACGTTCTTGTGGTGGGCGTGCATTACAATGGTCGGTCTCGCGTCGAGCTTGGCGCTGTACTTGAGGACGAGGGCGATCTACGTGCAGCCGACGCGAAGGCCGGCAGCGGAGGAAGGAGCTCAGAGCGAGGCTCAGGATTAG
- the LOC135614186 gene encoding ubiquinol oxidase 2, mitochondrial-like, with the protein MNRRVAAAALRQLGPRLFSTAAISRSAAGGTWEPTLGVSPLALSRFLSTAASIGGEGADERAGAIASASTKREEKALASYWGVAPPRLFKEDGTEWRWTCFKPWDTYSSNVSIDLHKHHVPTTWGDKCARWLVKSLRVPTDIFFQRRYGCRAMMLETVAAVPGMVGGMLLHLRSLRHFEHSGGWIRALLEEAENERMHLMTFMEVSQPRWYERALVFAVQGVFFNAYFAAYLLSPKLAHRMVGYLEEEAIHSYTEFLKDLEAGKIENVPAPAIAIDYWRLPADATLKDVVTVVRADEAHHRDVNHFASDIHYQGHALRELPAPVGYH; encoded by the exons ATGAATCGTAGGGTGGCAGCAGCGGCGCTGAGACAGCTCGGTCCACGCCTCTTCTCCACCGCAGCGATCTCCCGCTCAGCTGCCGGAGGGACCTGGGAGCCAACGTTAGGCGTTTCACCGTTGGCCCTGAGTAGGTTCCTCAGCACTGCGGCGTCGATCGGCGGGGAGGGGGCGGACGAACGAGCCGGCGCCATAGCTTCCGCCAGTACGAAGAGGGAGGAGAAGGCGTTGGCGAGCTACTGGGGGGTGGCGCCTCCGAGGCTCTTCAAGGAGGACGGCACGGAGTGGCGATGGACTTGCTTCAAG CCGTGGGATACGTACTCGTCCAACGTCTCGATTGACCTGCATAAGCATCACGTCCCGACGACGTGGGGAGATAAGTGTGCTCGTTGGCTCGTCAAGTCGCTCCGCGTCCCGACCGACATCTTCTTTCAG AGGAGGTATGGCTGCCGTGCCATGATGCTGGAGACGGTGGCGGCGGTGCCAGGGATGGTGGGCGGAATGCTGCTCCACCTCCGCTCCCTCCGCCACTTCGAGCACAGCGGTGGATGGATCAGGGCGCTGCTGGAGGAGGCGGAGAACGAGCGGATGCACCTGATGACCTTCATGGAGGTGTCGCAGCCGCGGTGGTACGAGCGGGCGCTGGTGTTCGCAGTGCAGGGCGTCTTCTTCAACGCCTACTTCGCGGCCTACCTGCTCTCCCCCAAGCTCGCCCACCGCATGGTCGGATACCTGGAGGAGGAGGCCATCCACTCCTACACCGAGTTCCTCAAGGACCTGGAGGCCGGCAAGATCGAAAACGTCCCCGCCCCCGCCATCGCCATCGACTACTGGCGCCTGCCCGCCGACGCCACGCTCAAGGACGTGGTCACCGTCGTCCGCGCCGACGAGGCGCACCACCGCGACGTCAACCACTTCGCATCT GACATCCATTACCAGGGGCATGCGCTGAGGGAGCTCCCGGCTCCGGTCGGGTACCACTGA
- the LOC135614191 gene encoding uncharacterized protein LOC135614191 has translation MASGDIKGFYRQKKKHQKGGISKSVSASASASASKKKKPSKSGGGATLGATDPQTPALFAHGAFDLTDDYGEDEERLRQFDMDMRYGPCIGLTRLQRWERASSMGLHPPADLRNLLTRASGPKSPDLECLWEGRV, from the exons atggcatcGGGCGACATCAAGGGTTTCTACCGGCAAAAGAAGAAACATCAGAAGGGCGGCATCAGCAAATCcgtctccgcctccgcctccgcctctgcCTCGAAGAAGAAGAAACCTAGCAAATCAGGCGGTGGCGCCACTTTGGGGGCCACCGATCCTCAGACACCGGCTCTCTTTGCGCATGGCGCGTTTGATCTCACAG ATGACTATGGCGAGGACGAGGAGAGGCTGAGGCAGTTCGACATGGACATGAGGTACGGCCCCTGCATTGGTCTGACGCGTCTCCAACGCTGGGAGCGAGCCTCTTCCATGGGCCTCCACCCCCCAGCCGACCTCCGCAACCTCCTTACTCGTGcgtccgggcccaagtcccccgaTCTGGAGTGCCTCTGGGAGGGGCGTGTCTAA
- the LOC135614187 gene encoding large ribosomal subunit protein bL19cy-like produces MLGGVSRRWVASAVRSAGAGYRRILAPVCSSTSSPPSSPSFVLRPPANKLDAHGELIITHNGIFKPWINGNKYFLRCMTTVGNPEVSSGQESSVASPETDQPHRIKFKRLDKTAKHIMNILDKEAVDKVRDERDIPDIRPGYIIQLKVEVPENKRRISSMKGIVIARRNAGLNTTFRLRRLVSGVGVESVFPLYSPNIKEIKVVDKKKVRRAKLYYLRDRMNPLKK; encoded by the exons ATGCTGGGTGGCGTCTCGAGGCGTTGGGTCGCTTCCGCGGTTCGATCCGCCGGCGCTGGTTACCGCCGGATCCTTGCGCCGGTCTGCAGTTCCACCTCCTCGCCCCCTTCGTCACCATCCTTCGTCCTCCGTCCGCCG GCAAACAAGCTTGACGCTCATGGGGAGTTGATAATAACTCATAATGGAATATTCAAGCCTTGGATTAATGGAAATAAATATTTCTTAAGGTGCATGACAACAGTGGGCAACCCTGAGGTATCTTCTGGACAGGAGAGTTCTGTTGCCTCACCTGAAACTGACCAGCCTCATCGCATCAAATTCAAAAGGCTTGACAAAACTGCTAAGCACATAATGAAT ATTTTAGATAAAGAAGCAGTGGATAAAGTGCGAGATGAGAGAGATATTCCTGACATAAGACCTGGGTATATTATCCAGCTAAAAGTG GAGGTGCCTGAAAACAAGCGTCGAATTTCAAGTATGAAAGGCATTGTCATAGCAAGGCGAAATGCAGGTCTGAATACCACATTCAGGCTGCGAAGGCTAGTATCTGGTGTTGGGGTTGAATCTGTTTTCCCATT ATACTCGCCTAATATAAAGGAAATAAAAGTAGTAGACAAGAAGAAAGTGAGAAGGGCAAAGCTTTACTACCTCAGGGATAGGATGAATCcattaaaaaaatga
- the LOC103986750 gene encoding stearoyl-[acyl-carrier-protein] 9-desaturase, chloroplastic-like — translation MALRLSPSCFLHGCGPKSSTVVLLLPFPSSYKPGHFAMLAGINKKKKKKKKKTVVRAISPEKLEVVKSMEGWMEDNVLTFLKPVESSWQPQDFLPDPSGEGFLDGIKEIRERAAEIPDAYYVCLVGNMITEEALPTYENVLNTFDGTRDETGASMTAWARWTRKWTSEENRHGDVLNKYLYLSGRLNMRQIEKTIQYLIGSGMMIEADNDPYRGFVYTSFQERATFISHGNTARKAKEHGDVLLAKICGLIAADEKRHEMAYTKIVEKLFEVDPEATMLALADMMRKRIKMPARFMFDGQERDIFRHYSSVAQRLGVYTSKDYGDVVEFFVERWKVGEVTGLSGEGRRAQDYVCSLPSRLRKTEERAQERAEKKTSMVPFSWIFNREVEI, via the exons ATGGCCTTAAGGTTGAGCCCTTCTTGTTTCCTTCATGGCTGCGGTCCAAAGTCTTCCACTGTTGTGTTACTTCTCCCTTTTCCTTCCTCCTATAAACCCGGCCACTTTGCCATGCTTGCCGG gatcaacaagaagaagaagaagaagaagaagaagactgttGTACGTGCCATTAGTCCGGAAAAGCTTGAGGTCGTTAAATCTATGGAGGGATGGATGGAGGATAACGTGTTGACGTTCCTGAAGCCGGTGGAGAGCTCATGGCAGCCTCAGGATTTCCTGCCGGATCCTTCGGGGGAAGGCTTCTTGGATGGGATAAAGGAGATCCGTGAGCGGGCGGCAGAGATCCCCGACGCGTACTATGTCTGCCTCGTCGGCAACATGATCACCGAAGAAGCTCTGCCCACTTACGAGAACGTCCTCAACACTTTCGACGGCACCCGGGACGAAACCGGGGCGAGCATGACGGCGTGGGCGAGGTGGACGAGGAAGTGGACGTCGGAAGAAAACCGCCACGGCGACGTCCTGAACAAGTACCTGTACTTGAGCGGGAGGTTGAACATGCGGCAGATCGAGAAGACGATACAGTACTTGATCGGATCGGGCATG ATGATAGAGGCAGACAACGATCCGTACCGTGGCTTCGTGTACACGTCCTTCCAAGAGAGGGCAACCTTCATCTCCCACGGAAACACAGCAAGGAAAGCCAAGGAGCACGGCGACGTGCTGCTGGCCAAGATCTGTGGGCTGATCGCCGCGGACGAGAAGCGCCACGAGATGGCGTACACGAAGATCGTGGAGAAGCTGTTCGAGGTCGATCCGGAGGCGACCATGTTGGCGTTGGCGGACATGATGAGGAAGAGGATCAAAATGCCTGCTCGGTTCATGTTCGATGGGCAGGAACGGGACATCTTCCGCCACTACTCCTCCGTCGCGCAGCGGCTCGGGGTGTATACCAGCAAGGACTACGGGGACGTGGTGGAGTTCTTCGTGGAGAGGTGGAAGGTTGGGGAAGTGACGGGGTTGTCGGGGGAGGGGAGACGGGCTCAGGACTACGTCTGCAGTCTGCCCAGCAGGCTTCGCAAGACGGAAGAGAGAGCTCAGGAACGGGCGGAGAAGAAGACCAGCATGGTGCCCTTCAGTTGGATCTTTAACAGAGAAGTCGAGATTTAA
- the LOC135614190 gene encoding uncharacterized protein LOC135614190 isoform X2, with product MGGRGGGRRVRRSGAPTWLRLSFPSSICVFLLMEHSVLLWQLGHIRIRQHVNPLSSSFATPVEIPVWKEVFRDPSLPLMVDIGSGSGRFLIWLAKNCPERRNYLGLEIRQKLVERSQFWVEELGLANIHFMFANATVSFEPLVSTYPGPLMLVSILCPDPHFKKRHHKRRVVQASLVDSISKRLSIGGQVIVQSDVLELAFDMRNQFDARLDVFEHVDTIDNNFLCDTQGWVLHNPMGIRTEREIHAELEGARIYRRIYQKQKHCV from the exons ATGGGTGGACGAGGAGGAGGTCGACGAGTGCGGCGCAGCGGAGCCCCGACGTGGTTGAG GCTCTCTTTTCCCTCCTCTATTTGCGTTTTCCTCTTAATGGAACATTCCGTTCTTCTATGGCAGTTAGGTCACATTCGGATTCGACAACATGTGAATCCCCTCAGTTCTTCTTTCGCT ACACCAGTGGAGATTCCGGTATGGAAGGAAGTTTTCAGGGATCCGTCGCTCCCGTTGATGGTGGATATTGGTAGTG GCAGTGGTAGATTCCTTATCTGGCTTGCTAAAAATTGCCCCGAAAGAAGAAATTATCTGGGTCTGGAGATACGTCAAAAG CTAGTGGAGCGGTCACAGTTCTGGGTCGAAGAATTGGGTCTTGCAAACAT TCATTTTATGTTTGCCAATGCCACTGTATCCTTCGAGCCACTGGTTTCCACCTATCCTGGACCTCTTATGCTGGTCTCCATTCTG TGCCCGGACCCTCATTTCAAGAAAAGGCATCACAAAAGAAGAGTTGTACAGGCGAGCTTAGTTGATTCCATCTCAAAAAGGTTGAGCATTGGAGGGCAG GTCATTGTGCAATCAGATGTGCTTGAATTGGCATTCGACATGAGGAACCAGTTTGATGCTCGTTTGGATGTATTCGAGCATGTCGATACCATCGACAACAATTTTTTATGTGACACCCAAGGATGGGTGCTGCACAACCCCATGGGTATACGAACAGAAAGAGAGATACATGCAGAGCTAGAAGGTGCTAGAATCTACAGAAGGATATACCAAAAACAAAAGCATTGTGTTTAG
- the LOC135614190 gene encoding uncharacterized protein LOC135614190 isoform X1, translated as MLVFGCTGGGWCAAHALGSAASAMASSPFLRIAPTLHLRRCCRKFWFEEPKEGTTNGWTRRRSTSAAQRSPDVVEVEYADLNLKNFYGAAPNLGHIRIRQHVNPLSSSFATPVEIPVWKEVFRDPSLPLMVDIGSGSGRFLIWLAKNCPERRNYLGLEIRQKLVERSQFWVEELGLANIHFMFANATVSFEPLVSTYPGPLMLVSILCPDPHFKKRHHKRRVVQASLVDSISKRLSIGGQVIVQSDVLELAFDMRNQFDARLDVFEHVDTIDNNFLCDTQGWVLHNPMGIRTEREIHAELEGARIYRRIYQKQKHCV; from the exons ATGCTGGTCTTCGGGTGTACCGGCGGCGGCTGGTGCGCTGCACATGCCTTGGGATCGGCGGCTTCGGCCATGGCTTCCTCCCCGTTTCTTCGCATCGCCCCTACCCTTCACCTCCGACGCTGTTGCAGGAAATTCTGGTTCGAAGAGCCCAAGGAGGGCACGACGAATGGGTGGACGAGGAGGAGGTCGACGAGTGCGGCGCAGCGGAGCCCCGACGTGGTTGAGGTGGAGTACGCTGACCTCAACCTCAAGAATTTCTACGGCGCCGCTCCTAAT TTAGGTCACATTCGGATTCGACAACATGTGAATCCCCTCAGTTCTTCTTTCGCT ACACCAGTGGAGATTCCGGTATGGAAGGAAGTTTTCAGGGATCCGTCGCTCCCGTTGATGGTGGATATTGGTAGTG GCAGTGGTAGATTCCTTATCTGGCTTGCTAAAAATTGCCCCGAAAGAAGAAATTATCTGGGTCTGGAGATACGTCAAAAG CTAGTGGAGCGGTCACAGTTCTGGGTCGAAGAATTGGGTCTTGCAAACAT TCATTTTATGTTTGCCAATGCCACTGTATCCTTCGAGCCACTGGTTTCCACCTATCCTGGACCTCTTATGCTGGTCTCCATTCTG TGCCCGGACCCTCATTTCAAGAAAAGGCATCACAAAAGAAGAGTTGTACAGGCGAGCTTAGTTGATTCCATCTCAAAAAGGTTGAGCATTGGAGGGCAG GTCATTGTGCAATCAGATGTGCTTGAATTGGCATTCGACATGAGGAACCAGTTTGATGCTCGTTTGGATGTATTCGAGCATGTCGATACCATCGACAACAATTTTTTATGTGACACCCAAGGATGGGTGCTGCACAACCCCATGGGTATACGAACAGAAAGAGAGATACATGCAGAGCTAGAAGGTGCTAGAATCTACAGAAGGATATACCAAAAACAAAAGCATTGTGTTTAG
- the LOC135614188 gene encoding LOW QUALITY PROTEIN: xylulose 5-phosphate/phosphate translocator, chloroplastic-like (The sequence of the model RefSeq protein was modified relative to this genomic sequence to represent the inferred CDS: deleted 1 base in 1 codon), giving the protein MISSVHALLPPSLSPLRSSYRYHTETHHLRHVAPIRFHAASICGLPSKTIPFLCFSVRQSVLQIGLKRISAGLRPVAAAAAAAAGVPDPDGDPNASPAPQSQDPTGGGSEDASSHDRSSRDGVKKKSNPRLNLAIVFGFWYFQNVVFNIYNKKVLNIFPYPWLLASFQLLAGSLWMSALWLSGLQPFPRPLGRRFFLALLGPALFHTVGHISACVSFSKVAVSFTHVIKASEPVFSVLFSALLGVRLYPLPVWLSVLPIVAGCSLAAVTEVSFDAQGLWGALISNVGFVFRNIYSKKSLQDFTHVNGLNLYGWISIVSLLYLFPVAIFVEGSQWVEGFRRALVAVPTPWTFYFWVLLSGIFYHLYNQSSYQALDEISPLTFSVGNTMKRVVVIVASVLVFRNPIRPLNALGSAIAIFGTFLYSQATTMGNKSGKNDIPERKS; this is encoded by the exons ATGATCTCCTCCGTACACGCTCTGCTTCCGCCATCGTTATCTCCTCTTCGTTCTTCCTACCGTTACCACACAGAAACCCACCACCTGAGGCACGTAGCTCCCATTAGATTCCACGCAGCTAGTATTTGTGGCCTCCCAAGTAAAACAATCCCCTTCTTGTGCTTCTCCGTGCGTCAATCCGTCCTCCAGATCGGCCTCAAAAGAATCTCCGCAGGTCTCAGGCCCGTCGCTgccgcagccgccgccgccgccggcgtcCCTGATCCGGATGGAGATCCGAATGCCTCACCTGCTCCTCAGTCGCAAGATCCAACGGGAGGAGGATCGGAAGACGCCAGCTCTCATGATAGGAGCAGCCGCGACGGTGTCAAGAAGAAGAGCAATCCGAGACTGAATCTGGCCATAGTGTTCGGCTTCTGGTACTTCCAGAACGTGGTGTTCAACATCTACAACAAGAAGGTGCTCAACATCTTCCCTTACCCCTGGCTCCTCGCCTCCTTCCAGCTCCTTGCCGGCTCCCTCTGGATGTCCGCCCTCTGGCTCTCCGGCCTCCAGCCCTTTCCCCGCCCTCTCGGCCGCCGCTTCTTCCTCGCCCTCCTCGGCCCCGCCCTGTTCCACACCGTCGGCCACATCTCCGCCTGCGTCTCCTTCTCCAAAGTCGCCGTCTCCTTCACTCACGTTATCAAGGCCTCCGAGCCCGTCTTCTCCGTCCTCTTCTCTGCCCTCCTCGGCGTCCGCCTCTACCCCCTCCCGGTCTGGCTCTCCGTCCTCCCCATCGTCGCCGGGTGCTCCCTGGCCGCCGTCACCGAGGTCTCCTTCGACGCCCAGGGCCTCTGGGGCGCCCTCATCAGCAACGTCGGCTTCGTGTTCCGAAACATCTACTCCAAGAAGAGCCTGCAGGACTTCACGCACGTCAACGGTCTCAACCTCTACGGCTGGATCAGCATCGTCTCCCTTCTCTACCTCTTCCCCGTCGCCATCTTCGTCGAGGGCTCCCAGTGGGTGGAGGGCTTCCGCAGGGCCTTGGTGGCGGTTCCCACCCCGTGGACCTTCTACTTTTGGGTGCTCTTGTCCGGGATCTTTTACCATCTCTACAACCAGTCGTCGTACCAGGCGCTCGACGAAATCAGCCCCTTGACCTTCTCTGTCGGCAACACCATGAAGCGAGTCGTGGTGATTGTGGCCTCCGTTTTGGTCTTCAGGAATCCCATTAGGCCATTGAACGCCTTGGGGTCTGCTATCGCCATCTTCGGGACTTTCTTGTATTCGCAGGCC ACCACAATGGGCAACAAGAGCGGGAAGAATGATATCCCCGAGAGGAAGAGCTAA